Genomic segment of Hippocampus zosterae strain Florida chromosome 12, ASM2543408v3, whole genome shotgun sequence:
tgcatttattataaacagaaaaaaatgaataaaaatgcatggtattatgtataattttttaaaaattatgacgtactatcacgacagtcacacggtgacgactgagcgaactaaatttcccgcagcactgattggacaagcaatgtcatgtgatcatctgcagccagcagatggccaagcgggcgtgtcataactaattgatatCTTGAgtcggtgtgtcttaacctccatggcagaggctccgtcgaacccctcaGACCGATTGACCGAACCCACAGGGTTCAATCGGACCCAGGttcagaaccactgctttagaatttgttttgattcatcattaaaaaaaaaattgatgttaAGTCTTGCCTGGAGAATCTTCTGTACACCTCGAGCGACGTCATAGTGTTCGGACCCCACGATGTTGGGGTCCATGATGCGGGAGGTGGAATCCAGGGGGTCCACGGCGGGGTAGATGCCCAGCTCGGCAATGGCACGTGACAGCACGGTGGTGGCATCCAAGTGGGCGAAGGTTGTGGCGGGAGCGGGGTCGGTCAAGTCGTCGGCGGGCACATAAATCGCCTGCAGTACGAGCGTGTTTTCGTTTTGAGTCGGTCAACGGAAGCGGTTGCATCAATCCTATCCAACAATCTTACTTGCACGGAGGTGATGGAACCTTTCTTGGTGGTTGTAATCCGTTCCTGCATGGTACCCATATCGGTGGCCAAAGTAGGCTGGTATCCCACAGCAGAAGGGATACGACCCAACAGGGCAGACACCTGAAGGACATTTAAACAGTCAATCCAAATAATTCCATCATTACTAGATGGATAATGCTGCAGGTTGATGCATATTCGCAAAATATTATTCAGTCATTCTGCTTTAAAAAATCCTTTACAGGCAAACTTAATATGGCTGCTGTGCATTTAGCCATTCAGGTCCTTGAtagagaacagcaagttgtCTAAACGTATTGAAACATTTAGAAAATGTCATAAATTCACCGATAAAAGTAATcgcgcattttttttctttctgaaatttcatccaaaaattgaaaatctcaAACATCGTATACCTCTGATCCAGCCTGAGTAAACCTAAAGATGTTGTCAATAAAGAGAAGCACATCCTGGCCCTCTTGATCGCGGAAATATTCCGCAACAGTCAGGCCGGTAAGGGCAACTCTGGCGCGAGCGCCCGGGGGCTCGTTCATTTGGCCGTACACCAGCGcaacctgaaaacaaaaaaattgggtgTCAAAACACTAGAATGGACAATGTGCATCTGCATCAGGTACACATACGCCGGCCCCTCCCATGTTAACCGCTGTCATTGAAAGGCAGAACCATAAATACTATATCTTTGACCCacttaagggcggcccggtagtccagtggttagcacgtgggcttcacagtgcagaggtaccgggttcgattccagctccggcctccctgtgtggagtttgcatgttctccccgggcctgcgtgggttttctccgggtgctccggtttcttcccacattccaaaaacatgcgtggcaggctgattgaacactctaaattgtccctcggagtttgcatgttctccccgggcctgcgtgggttttctccgggtgctccggtttcctcccacattccaaaaatatgcatagcaggctgattgaacactctaaattgtccctgggtgtgagtgtgagcgtggatggttgttcgtctatgtgtgccctgcgattggctggcaaccgattcagggtgtcccccgcctactgcccggagacggctgggatgggctccagcaccccccgcgaccctagtgaggatcaagcggtacggaagatgaataaatgaatgacccACTTAACTTTTTGTGATTGTACGAGTCCAGCCATCAAAACACTTGGTACATTTGCTGTAAATATAAAAATCACTGAACACAATATTTTGTGGGTCGTGGAAAAAGTCccaaaaaagtttgaagttgGTTAACTACCTTGGAGGTGGTGTCCTTCAGGTTTATGACGCCAGACTCAATCATTTCATGGTACAAATCGTTGCCCTCGCGGGTGCGCTCTCCGACTCCAGCGAACACGGAGTAGCCACCGTGAGCTTTGGCCACGTTGTTGATCAACTCCATGATCAAGACAGTCTTACCCACGCCGGCGCCGCCAAACAGACCTGGCACACGAACGGGCACAATGGTTAGAAGATGCTCGCTTTCGTACAGGAATCTATACGTTATCTTGCAACTGACCAATTTTTCCACCCTTGGCATAGGGTGCAAGGAGATCTACCACTTTGATGCCGGTGACCAAGATCTCCTGCTCCACACTCATGTCAGTGAACTCGGGAGCTTCGGCGTGGATAGGAGCAGTCCTGAGAGACGGCAAGGGGTTATTTTTAACTCACTATTTTTTGCtatgtaaaaatatttattgatagAAGTCATGTGAAAGTCATAAAACCCGATGCATGAAAACAGATTCAGCTCTTTTTGCTTTTCCTGTGTATTTTCGtagatctttttttaaaaatatcaggTTAATATTTGAATCTGGAATGATTATTTCTATTCCCTTTAAttccggaaagaaaaaaaaagttttgtgatGCAGCCAAAGAGAGCTGCAGCGAACAAATATTTTTAGGAATGAATTTTCTActgcggcctggtagtccagtggttagcacgtgggcttcacagtgcagaggtaccgggttcgattccagctccggcctccctgtgtggagtttgcatgttctccccgggcctgcgtgggttttctccgggtgctccggtttcctcccacattccaaaaatatgcattgcaggctgattggacgctctaaattgtccctaggtgtgagtgtgactgtgaatggttgttcgtttctgtgtgccctgtgattggctggcaactgattcagggtgtgtcccacgcctactgcccgaggacagctgggataggctccagcaccccccatgaccctagtgaggatcaagcggctcggaagatgaatgaatgaattttctacCAATCATCCAACACATTTAGGTcgtataaattatattttatatataatataacacGTATTCCATGTTCATGTGAAGCTATTCTTGTCCACTTTGGGGTCACCAACTCCATATTCTACTGCagtatctgtgactttgaatgtgtatgGCTTTAACAGGCGCTCACTAGGGGCCCCGAATTTGAAAATTACGTTTAAGATTTGCTACAGGAAAATCTAAAATGTGTCCCGAGAAAAAAacttactgtttggtgctaaTAGGACCACGTTCATCAATGGGTTCCCCAATGACATTCATGATCCTGCCCAAAGTCTCTGGCCCCACAGGGATTCTGATCGGAGCCCCTGTATCAAGAACCTTCTGCCCACGGATCAGACCCTCTGTGCCATCCATGGCGATTGTCCTGACTGTGTTCTCACCTGAGAAAAGACACAAGAGTAGCGAACGTAAAAAGAACGATTTTTGGTTTTGCCGAATCCATGCTTCGACTCCAGCATCATATATAACTCGCTGACCGAGATGCTGTGCCACCTCAAGCACCAGACGGCTCTCGCGGCCCGCCACCTCCAGCGCATTGAGGATCGGCGGGAGGCCTTCATCAAACTGCACATCCACAACAGCACCGATCACGGCCGTGATGCGTCCGTTGCCGAGAGCTGCCTGAGCGGCGGGGCTTGCATAGCCCTTGCCTGCAATGACacattaaaaactcaatttaATTGGCAAATAAACTTACCATTATTATTGCACATGAAGAaataaaccatccatccattttctaatccgcttttcctcacaagggttgcggggtgtgctgaagtacaccgcctactgcccgaagacagctgggataggctccagcatgcccgcgaccctcgtgatgaatgaatggatggatgtttttgaaCGCAACTGAAATAGGACTACCTGAACAAGCCCTGCTTCCAAAACATacctttaaagaaaaaaaaatatatcataataATTACATGTGCATGTTATTGGTCCCAACCCTCATTGTGTCTGATAAGTTAGAATGAGCTCGCCGTGTTTGACAGTGAAGGGTCACACAAGCGGACATGACAACAAGGTCAGATTAAAAAGGAACGCAATGACCAACATTTGACAATCACatactaacacaaaaataaagaatagaaTATATTCGTTTTGGAATCAAGCATTGGAGTCGAGGAAGGAAGGTAGAGGCCACGTCCATCGGGCAGAGTTCAGAGGATACTTAACAATGAGAGTCCAGCGAGGTGAAAACATAACTTACAGAAGTTGAGGCTCACATTTCTCCCTCTGAATGTCTTCAGTGAGTTGACACCGGGCTTAAAAGCCTGCAAAGCCCCGTTACAGCAGCGTCCAACGGCACCCAGCATGGTTAAGATGGCTGAAGGTGAAGCCGCTCAGAGGACAGCTTCAGTATCAACTCCTGAGCGGACGAGTCAGTTTTACGCATGCGCAGTAGGTCGTGCTTTCACCCCCTCTTTTGCCGCAAGAGGGCGGTACCAGCATGGCTCGAGACACTCAGAACGTCATATCCGGAATGGTATTACTGCACTGTATTAgaacaataaaaagtcaaagctaaaaatagaaataaatcgTTGAATCGAAAGAAAATTGTCTATTGGCAGTGTAGATTTTAATTTTTGACACAGGCGCATTTATTTAAAACTTCATAATTTACTACATTTGCTGTGTCTCTTCACACTACATTTGGAAAGAATGCAGCTGCACTGCACAACTAAAACTGCAGCTAAACCCAAGACGattgacattgttttgatctcggcttttatttcttcttcgtTTCTAAAACTGATTGTATGTGCTTTTTTATAGTGCCCCCTACAGTTCAGACTCAAACACATAACTTAAATGCCTTGTGTTACAGGCTTGGAAATGTTTGGCAAAACTGTTGGAAACACATACAGTTGGATATTCTGGCAAGTTGTTGTATTATATTTGAGTGAAACTTATGCAGTGTTCaaggacatttattttgtgtttttggacaatatttgatgaaaacacattttcattacaATTGCAAGACAGTGGTATTATCAAGTATCAGTAATTGGTATTGGTGAGTAATGAAATGTAGGTTTTTGTTctcagtttggaaaaaaaagtagtatcAGTGCATCCCGTGTTCAAAgccattcacacatttttttaaaatggaattcTCCCTTACCTTGTTCATGGTCAGAGGAATGCTGGTGACTATTCCAACTAATTGAAGTTGAGAGGTAAACTACAGCCAATCACAACCATTCATATTTACAGCTTTTTGTGCAATACGATAATCATTCAAATGCTCAGGACCACAGAACAACTCGAGAGGTGTGTGTTTggaatgtttattatttttcccaACCACGAAATACTGTCACAGCTCGTATAAGTGATGAATGGCCTCATGTTGACGTATATCATAGAGCAACGGGGTGGATTTTGCCAACCTATCATTCAGCGAAGCATTCTTTTGTGTCACAGGGTCTCCTCTAATTACTTGTTGCCTGCAGCTTTGCAATACAAAGCCTCTTCACCTGGAAAGAGTGGGCAAAAAGGTCCTCGAATCCATCGCCTGCAGTGCGCATCGTACCAACCACAGTGGGACGGGGACACTGAAAGGTCAATGATGGTCATCTGTCGAGGTCAAAAGGCGAAAAGAAGGCCTGtggctagctttttttttttcttggaggaaaaacaaatattctTTCTTTCTCAGTACCGTTCTATTGAAGGAAGCAAAGTCAAGTGCAGATTCCAAACACCACAATACTTTCACTACCTTGAGTTGGTTTGGTTTTTACTATTTGCacccatttgttgtttttttttttggtctacttTTTCCAGGCAGGACTTTTCTGGTTTCAGTGCAAAGGTAACCAGGTCATTGCCAGGTTGGCCTCTTAACATTAAGTGTGCCACAAATGAGGAATGTATGCTTGCATTTATtacattattatcattttactttttgaatATTCTTGTTTCAAAACAGTggttcaaatatttttattgttttagacAACATATGTGTATGGTACTACTGAGTATGTCTGTATGATAAAAGCATATACCGGTAGTTTGCATTCGTGTAGAACTGCACTGCATAATACTGAGAGATGTTTATCATATTTTCCCCCTTGCAAAGCAACAAAGGCcccgcaattggctggcaaccaattcggggatAGCTACgataagctccagctcacctgtgactcaACTAAGAACAAGATGGCGATGCAATGTTCCAGAAACTAAACTGCTTTCTTGTGCCCCTGAGGCAAGAAAGGGGAGTCTGCATGAGTAAGAATCCATTGAATTGGTTGGGTGGTTCCTTCCTTATAAAAGAGGTGTGCATACTCAGGTTCTCTGACTCTGCTTTCGAGAAGGACGACATCGCTGTTGCTGCTGATGGATGGTAAATGAGAGTGCCGGTGCTCTTTGTGCAACGTGGATAGTGCTGCAGGTCCAAACAGCACATTGAAATACTGCGGCATCTCAAAGTAGTTTGAACAGTGAGGTTTGTTTCTCTGTAGACGCTTTACAATGGCATGCATTTAGTTTGTCCTttacatgcctttttttttttatttgtagtcGAGACAACTATGTTCCTCTCTTTGGAATCAGTGCTGTTGGCCGCAGCCCTGGCTTGTGTCTGGGCTCAAGATTTGCATGATGACAGAAGAGCCAAATCTCGGACCAAAACAATGGCTGTGAATATTTATGATGGGCAAGGTAAGCAAAATAAATGTGtcgaccattaaaaaaaatgttcttaattCTTCTGCCTGTCGCGATATGTCACTGCCGTACATAGATAAACAAATATACAACATTttttgtgagtaaataataattttggtgAGAATGAATGAGCACCTTTGATGATCTCTGACAGCCAGAGTAGGTAATAGCTTGCTACGTGCCGTCGGATTGACTTCAGTAACtatttggatgcattttatttgtcagAGTATTTTCGAAGTGACCTATTTTTAACTTTCACTTGATTATTTTGTAAAGAACAAATACTACGTTTACTCCATTAAATTGATTTACGGTACATTGCACatagtacttttatttttatctttccaTAATTGCTTGTGTGGTCTgttgtttgaaaatgctttcaGCTGACAAGACTTTCATCATGTGCTGTTtcaagtggttttttttttgctcatggcGCACTAACAGTTTTAGAGATTCACTGGTGTAAggaacgggcggcccggtggcccagtggttagcgcatcgacctcatagtgcagacgtaccgggttcaaacccagctctggcctccctttgtggagtttgcatgttctcctgtgtgggttttctccgggtactacggtttcctcccgcattccagaaacatgcatggcaggctgattgaacactcaaaattgcgcAGATGATtcttcgtctctatgtgccctgcgattggctggcaaccgcttcagggtgtcccccgcttacagcacccacgcgacccttgtagtggataagcggatcgcagaatggatggatggtttaagGAACCTAATTTGGTCACATAACCATGAGTCAAAAGtgtttaaacattcattcattcatcttccgagccgcttgatcctcactcgggtcgcggggggtgctgtaggtGCAgtaggagcctatcccagctgtcttcgggcagtaggcgggggacaacctgaatcggttgccagccaatcgcagggcacacagaaacgaacaaccatccgcactcacactcacacataggcctgccacgcatgtttttggaatgtgggaggagaccagagcacccggagaaaacccacacaggcccggggagaacatgcaaactccacacagggaggccggagctggcatcgaacccggtacctctgccctgtgaagccgacgtgcgaaccactggacgaccgggccgacCAGCGTTTAAACAGACCCTTCTTATTTCTTCATGCAGCCATCATAGATGAGGACTGTAGCTTGGAGCTGGCCTTTCTCTTGGATAGCTCCGAGAGTGCCAAAGACAACCACGAGCAGGAGAAGCAGTTTACGATGAACTTGGTGGATCGACTTAAAGGCTTGAAACTGGCGACAGGGCGCAGCTTGAGTCTGAGGGTGGCCCTCCTCCAGTACAGCAGTACCGTCATCACAGAGCAAAGATTTAACGACTGGAGGGGCACGGAGAACTTCAAGAACCGCATCGCTCCCATCGTTTACATCGGCCATGGCACCTACACCACCTACGCCATCACCAACATGACCAAGATCTACCAAGAGGAGTCCACTCCGGGCAGCATTAAAGTAGCTGTACTCCTCACCGATGGCTCCTCGCACCCGAGGAACCCGGATATTTTCTCTGCAGTTGCTGAGGTCAAGAACCAGGGTGTGAAGTTCTTCACTCTGGGTATCACCAGGACGGCCAACGAGCCCTCCAATGTGGCTCAGCTGCGCCTCCTCGCCAGCTCTCCCACTTCCGACTTCCTCCACAATTTGCAGGACAAAGACATTGTTGAAAAAATGGCTACAAAGATTGTAAGTATCTTTGAGGGCAATTATTTACTCACAGGAGGCTTGCATATTTACTGGACggacagaaaaacaaatgaaagaagaatGACTGCGATCTTaagattcttttttcttttttataaatagtttcacattttcatgctcTTATAGTGtctagccatccattttccaatccacttatcctcacgatggtagcgagcgtgctggagcctatcgcagctgtcttcgggcagcaggtgggggacaccctgaactggttgccaatcaatcgcagggcacacatagacgaacaatcattcgtGCTCATAATCACACCCAAATCCCGCTTTTAGAattttccattagcctgccatgcatgtttttggaatgtgggaggaaatagggatacccgaagaaaacccactcaggcacagggagaacatgcaaactccacagccaGAATCTAACCTTGCGCCTCcatactgtgaggtggatgtgttaaccagtcgaccaccgtcctgcctctaataatgtctaatattttatattttaagattgaattcacatttcacatttctttttttaattcaagtgaCAGCCACAAATCATTTTCTtactccatatttttttttcatttattgtttgtttgtttaaaccaaTCTGCTGTATGCTGCTTTTGCTGAATTTCAGCAAGAGAAATAACTCCGTTACCGTTATCTTAATACAGGTAACCATATTTGAACATGAATAAGAATGCAATTTTAATGATGTTTGCTTTTATTCGCAGACTGACCTCGCTGATGAAGGAGTAAGTATTGCTTCACTTACTCATTGAAATTTGGCCGAATCATCAATACGACACTGATTCAAAAGCTAATATGACGTATCTCCTCTCTTTTTTCTCAGTGCCCTCTGGCTCAGAACTGTGCC
This window contains:
- the LOC127611213 gene encoding ATP synthase subunit beta, mitochondrial-like — its product is MLGAVGRCCNGALQAFKPGVNSLKTFRGRNVSLNFCKGYASPAAQAALGNGRITAVIGAVVDVQFDEGLPPILNALEVAGRESRLVLEVAQHLGENTVRTIAMDGTEGLIRGQKVLDTGAPIRIPVGPETLGRIMNVIGEPIDERGPISTKQTAPIHAEAPEFTDMSVEQEILVTGIKVVDLLAPYAKGGKIGLFGGAGVGKTVLIMELINNVAKAHGGYSVFAGVGERTREGNDLYHEMIESGVINLKDTTSKVALVYGQMNEPPGARARVALTGLTVAEYFRDQEGQDVLLFIDNIFRFTQAGSEVSALLGRIPSAVGYQPTLATDMGTMQERITTTKKGSITSVQAIYVPADDLTDPAPATTFAHLDATTVLSRAIAELGIYPAVDPLDSTSRIMDPNIVGSEHYDVARGVQKILQDYKSLQDIIAILGMDELSEEDKLTVSRARKIQRFLSQPFQVAEVFTGHMGKLVPLKETIKGFQSILAGEYDALPEQAFYMVGPIEEVVQKAEKLAEEHS